In Methanomassiliicoccales archaeon, the genomic window GCTGCTACAGGACACATCAATCGGCGTATTGGCGATCGACTCATCTATCCTTGAAAAATTAAGTGCAAGCACGCGGAAAAAAGTGCTCGAGAACATTGCGCCGGTCGTCGTTCCAGTGGGCCGTGAGGAAGGCGACCTGAGAGACAAGGTCAAACGGGCTATCGGTGTCGATTTGTATAAAACGCAGAGGGATTGATATGGCAAAGGTTGGCGAAATCTACAGGGTGGCCGGGCCGGTCGTTACGGCGACTGGAATTTCACCGAGGATGTATGACGTCGCCCTGGTCGGCGAAGAAAAGTTGATGGGCGAAGTCATCAAAATCTATGGAGACAAGACGGTCATCCAGGTGTATGAGGATACTTCTGGGTTGCGGCCGGGAGAAAAGGTGTTGGACACTGGGCAACCGCTCCTTGCAGAATTAGGTCCAGGGCTTCTAGGTAGCGTGTATGATGGAGTCCAGCGACCTCTGCCGGTTCTCATGAGCGCTATGGGCGACTTCATCAAGCGGGGGGTCACAGCGCCAGGACTAGATAGGAAGAAGCGGTGGAATTTTGTGCCTGTTGTGAAGAAAGGTGACGAGGTCAAACCAGGCGCTATTATTGGCAGTGTCAAGGAAGGCCATATGGATCACAAGATCATGGTTCCTCCAGATGTTTCTGGTACAGTTGAATGGATTAAAGAGGGTCAGTTCACTGTCGAGGAGCCAGTATGTTCCGTTTCGGGAAAAGAAGTGACGATGATGCAGAAATGGCCTGTGAGGACAGCGAGGCCGATCGCTCGTAAATCGATGCCCGATATTCCACTTGTAACTGGACAGAGGATTCTGGATACACTCTTCCCCCTCTCAAAAGGCGGTACTGGTGCAATCCCCGGTGGTTTTGGCACGGGTAAGACAGTGACGCAGCAGCAGCTTGCAAAGTGGAGCGACGCGGATGTTGTCGTGTACATAGGTTGCGGTGAGAGAGGCAACGAGATGACCGAAGTTCTCGTAACATTCCCGAAGCTGGAAGACCCCAAAACAGGAAAACCACTGATGGAGAGGACCGTCCTCATCGCCAATACATCGAACATGCCGGTTGCTGCCAGAGAAGCATCAGTCTATACAGGCATGACGATTGCTGAGTACTACCGTGATATGGGATACGATGTCTCTTTGATGGCAGATTCAACGTCGAGATGGGCAGAGGCGATGAGAGAGATTTCATCAAGACTCGAGGAGATGCCTGGTGAGGAGGGATTCCCAGCGTATCTCGCAGCACGTCTCTCCGACTTTTACGAGAGGGCTGGCAAAGTGGAGACCTTATCTGGTTTGAATGGATCGGTTACTGTTGTCGGTGCTGTCTCTCCGCCTGGCGGAGACCTTAGTGAACCTGTAACGCAAAACACACTCAGAATCGTTAGAGTCTTTTGGGCGCTCGATTCGAAGCTCAGGGAACGAAGACACTTCCCTGCTATAAACTGGCTGACCTCGTATTCATTATACACTTCGAACCTGGATGCATGGTTCCGGAAGAATGTTGCCGAGGACTTCCCCGAGCTCAGAGCCTGGGCTATGGAAGTCCTTCAGAGGGAGGCTGAACTGCAGGAGATCGTCCAGCTCGTTGGTTCTGATGCGTTGCCTGAAGAACAGAAATTAACCCTGGAAATCGCAAGAATGATCAGGGAGATTTTCCTCCAGCAGAACGCGTATCACCCCGTCGATACCTACACGCCTCTCAAAAGGCAGTACGTTTTCATGAAGACGATCAAGCGCTTCAGCGAGCTTGCTAGACGGGCGGTAGAATCCGACGTACCAGTTGAGGCAATCACGGAACTACCTGTCAGAATTAGATTCACAAAATCGAAGTTCGAGCCGAACGTCGATGAAGAGCTCGAGGCGATCAACAAGGAAATGGAATCTCAATTTGAAGGTCTTGGGGGGAGGGCATGATCTCAAAAGAATACCGTACAATCTCTCAGATCGCAGGCCCGCTTGTCTTTGTCGAAAAGACAGAACCTGTGGGGTACGGGGAGCTCGCTGCCGTCTCACTACCTGATGGGACGGTGAAGCGGGGGCAGGTTCTTGACACATCGCACGACTTCGTTGTTATCCAGGTCTTTGAAGGGACTGCCGGCATCGAGAAATCGTCGGGGGTGCGCTTTCTCGGCGAGACGATGAAGATGCCCGTGTCTCAGGACATGCTCGGGCGTATTCTCTCCGGGTCAGGGGAACCACTCGACGGAGGGCCGCCTATCGTGCCAGAGGAACGTCTTGATATCGTTGGTTCGGCGATTAATCCCTGGGCGAGAGACGAGCCAAAGGAATTCATTCAAACAGGGATCTCAGCAATCGACGGGATGAACACCCTTGTCAGGGGACAGAAGCTCCCGATTTTCTCGGGAAGTGGCCTGCCACACAACGATATCGCACTTCAGATTGCGAGGCAGGCAAAGGTCCGTGGAAAGGAAGAGGAATTCGCTGTCGTCTTCGCAGCTATGGGAATTACAAACGAAGAAGCGCAGTACTTCATGGCGGATTTTGAAAGGACTGGCGCACTCAAGAGGGCCGTTGTCTTCATGAATCTCGCGGATGACCCCGCGATCGAAAGGATCATCACACCAAGGCTGGCACTCACGACGGCTGAATATCTCGCGTTCGAGCTGAACATGCATGTTCTCGTTATCCTCACTGATATTACGAACTACTGTGAGGCGTTACGTCAGATCGGTGCTGCTAGAGAGGAGGTACCAGGAAGAAGGGGTTATCCAGGTTACATGTACACAGATCTCGCTACGCTATACGAACGCGCTGGCAGAATCAAAGGAAAGAAAGGGTCGATCACGCAGATCCCGATTCTCTCGATGCCCGGTGATGATATCACTCA contains:
- a CDS encoding V-type ATP synthase subunit F, with amino-acid sequence MEIAVLGNEEFILGFRLAGVTRVYRAEGVKEFEEKLLELLQDTSIGVLAIDSSILEKLSASTRKKVLENIAPVVVPVGREEGDLRDKVKRAIGVDLYKTQRD
- a CDS encoding V-type ATP synthase subunit A, whose product is MAKVGEIYRVAGPVVTATGISPRMYDVALVGEEKLMGEVIKIYGDKTVIQVYEDTSGLRPGEKVLDTGQPLLAELGPGLLGSVYDGVQRPLPVLMSAMGDFIKRGVTAPGLDRKKRWNFVPVVKKGDEVKPGAIIGSVKEGHMDHKIMVPPDVSGTVEWIKEGQFTVEEPVCSVSGKEVTMMQKWPVRTARPIARKSMPDIPLVTGQRILDTLFPLSKGGTGAIPGGFGTGKTVTQQQLAKWSDADVVVYIGCGERGNEMTEVLVTFPKLEDPKTGKPLMERTVLIANTSNMPVAAREASVYTGMTIAEYYRDMGYDVSLMADSTSRWAEAMREISSRLEEMPGEEGFPAYLAARLSDFYERAGKVETLSGLNGSVTVVGAVSPPGGDLSEPVTQNTLRIVRVFWALDSKLRERRHFPAINWLTSYSLYTSNLDAWFRKNVAEDFPELRAWAMEVLQREAELQEIVQLVGSDALPEEQKLTLEIARMIREIFLQQNAYHPVDTYTPLKRQYVFMKTIKRFSELARRAVESDVPVEAITELPVRIRFTKSKFEPNVDEELEAINKEMESQFEGLGGRA
- a CDS encoding ATP synthase subunit B; the protein is MISKEYRTISQIAGPLVFVEKTEPVGYGELAAVSLPDGTVKRGQVLDTSHDFVVIQVFEGTAGIEKSSGVRFLGETMKMPVSQDMLGRILSGSGEPLDGGPPIVPEERLDIVGSAINPWARDEPKEFIQTGISAIDGMNTLVRGQKLPIFSGSGLPHNDIALQIARQAKVRGKEEEFAVVFAAMGITNEEAQYFMADFERTGALKRAVVFMNLADDPAIERIITPRLALTTAEYLAFELNMHVLVILTDITNYCEALRQIGAAREEVPGRRGYPGYMYTDLATLYERAGRIKGKKGSITQIPILSMPGDDITHPIADLTGYITEGQIVAARDLHRAGIYPPINVGASLSRLMNAGIGPGLTREDHKAVSDQCYAAYAEGRDLRGLVAIVGKDSLSERDKKFLEFADLFERRFVRQGREEDRDIETTLEIAWELLATLPESQLTRIDRKYIEKYHPAHRKSE